GAATCGGTGGCCGGTTTGAACCAGAATGGGTGGCCGCTTTCAATCAGAATGGGTGGCCGGATTGGGCCGGAATACGCAATTGCGGTTCATTCTCCCCCTCTCCGCAACCCCTCTCCCGCGAGGGGAGGGGGGCTAAGGTTGATCACTTGTTATTGAACGGTTGCCTACCGCCGCCAAAACAATCTTAGGATCAAGGTCGCGCGCATCTTCAACACCTACGGGCCGCAGATGCACCCCAACGACGGCCGGGTGGTCTTGAGCTTCATCGTTCAGGCGTTGCGCAACGAGCCGATCACCATCTACGGCGAGGGGACGCAGACGCGTTCCTTCTGCTATGTCGGCGATCTGATCGAGGGCTACGTCCGGCTGATGGTCTGATCTTGGGTGCCGGCTTGATCGTCGGCTAGGGGTTTGCGGTGACGGAACTGGGCTTAGGCTCGGTTTTTTTGGTTTGGGCTGGGTGATTTCCGTGTGTGTAGTGAGGTGGCGGCGTTGAATCGGGCCGCCGGCGCGAGCACTAACGAGACGGCGCATCGGCCTGCCCCAGCGCCGTTGTTGTAGCTAAGGACAATCCTCACTAAAATAGCCGTTCTAGCCAAATCACCCATTTAGGGGGGCAGCATGATCGTGGTGACTTCGGTCGAAGCCCAGAGCCGTTTCGGGGAGCTGATCGATCGGGCGCAGCGGGAGCCGATCGAGATTACGCGACGCGGGCGGCCGGTAGCCTACGTGGTTTCGGAACACGACCTCAGAGAGCTGGGCGACGTGCGCAGGCGCAGGGAAGAAGCGGTGCGATGGTATGCAAGCTATCGGCGAGCGACCGCCGCCTCACCTGAGGCAGCGGCCCTGACCGACGAGGATATCGATCGACTCGTCCATGAGCTTCGCTAGGCGGATCGTTCTGGACACGGGTGTTCTGGTGAGCGCCGCGATTCGCCCGGATTCCGTCCCGGCCTTGGCCTTGGAGAAGGCCCTGCTCAACTTTGACGTGTGCGTCAGCCGGGACACCCTCGCCGAGCTGGTGACTGTGCTGAGTCGGCCGAAGTTCGATCGCTATGCGCCGCCACGGCAACGGGAAGATTTCGCGGCGGGGTTTCGCGCTCGGGCCGTTGTCGTGGAGGTGACGACGACGGTCTCGGATTGCGTCGACCCCAAGGACAACATGTTTCTGGCACTGGCCGAGACGGCCGAGGCGGACCTGATCGTTTCCAGCGATCCACACCTGACAAATCTGCATCCCTGGCATGGGATTCCCATACTCCTGCCGGCCGCGTTCCTCGTCGGGATTCGCTAGGGTCGCCGCGCTCCCATGCGGGACAAACGGCGTAATCCCGGAGATGTGGTTGCGCGTACCCGCACGGAATCAGACCGTCAGGCCGGTGTGGCGTCGTCGTTCGATCGCGACGTGCTGTCGCGTGGGATCGTGTCGTATGGCTGACGCCGCAGCCGTCGTGGTTGGTGCTTCGCTCGTGACACCCGCTCTGCGGTGTCACGCATGCCCCTGGCGCTCTGCTCCACGTGCCACGATGGCCGGAGTGACGAGCAAGGCCCCGGAGATGAGACCTGAGCGTTTGCCTACGCCATCTTGCCGGCTGCGACCCCGCCAAGCCGCTGAACCGAGTAAAGGCTGATCAGCGGGTCATCGGTCATCAACAGCAGCGGCTCGGTTTGCGCCTGGACGATCAGCAGGCGGTCAAACGGATCGCGATGGTGAACCGGCAAGTGACGGACGGCAGCGGCATGGACGGCGGAAATCGGTAGCTCGCGAAAGCCGGTTTCCAGTGCCGCGCGATGGATCGCATCAGGCTCCACGTCGAAATCCGGGCGGTCGAGGGCGCGCTTGATCGCGATCTCCCAGATATTGACGGCGCTGAAGAAGATCCGATGATCGGGTGATTCCAGCACGTCCCTGCACGCTGCATCGAGTTGCGCGGGCCGCAACAAGGCCCACAGCAGAATGTGGGTGTCGGTCAGCACCCGCATCAGCGGCCCTCGACGGCGTCGATGAAGTCAACCGGGGTCTCCGGGATCGGCGGTGCCTGTTCGTCGGGCAGCTTGAAGCAGCCTTCCAGCCGACCGAGCACGCGCCGCTGCGGTGCCTCACCGACCAACACCAGGCGCACGACCGGCTTGCCGGCGCGGGCGATGACGGCCTCGCCACCGGCCTCCACCTGTTCGATGAGCCGGGACAAGTGTGACTTGGCCTCGTGGATGTTGAACTGGGTTTGCATGGTTAGTCTCCGGTTAGCTAATCGGAGGATAAAGGTGCACGGCCGACGCGACAAGAGTCGGGCGGCACGGTCGGGGTCAGGGAGACTCGCACATCATGTGGTTGACACTCAGTCGATCGGTTTGCAGACTTGGCTCCGGGCGTATTTTCTGACGGTTTCCTAATGCAACTCATTGACGAGACGAAGATCCGGGAAGTCACTGATCGGATCGTCACGGCGCTCGCGCCGGTCCGGGTCGTGTTGTTTGGTTCCTATGTCTGGGGAGAACCCGACAGCGACAGCGACCTGGACTTGTATGTGATTGTGCCTGATCAGTCGGAGCCGTCTTATCGCTTGGCGCGGCGTGCTTACCATGCCTTGCATGGCGTGAATGTCCCCGTGGATGTGGTTGTGCGTACCCGCACGGAATCGGACCGTCAGGCCGGTGTGGCGTCGTCGTTCGATCGCGACGTGCTGTCCCGTGGGATCGTCTTGTATGGCTGACGCCGCAGCCGTCGTGGTTGATGCTTGGATCGCAAAGGCTGAGCGAGACCTTGCTTCGGCCTCACGACTGTTGGACGGTACGCTCCCGTATCCGGATACAGCGGTCTATCTCTGTCAGCAAGCGGGCGAAAAGGCACTCAAGGCTTTTCGCTCGCTCCCACGCTCTGCGTGGGAGTGTCGCCCCGACGCTCCGCGTCGCGAGCCCGCAGGCGGGTCCAATCGGTGTGGTCACGCGGCGCCAGTGACCGGGTCGCCGACCGTTCGGGTCCGCCGGATTCATCCGGCATCTGGGGCCGGGCGACTTCAGTCGCCCGAGTTCGCCGGCACGGCGGACTGAAGTCCGCCTCCCCAGGTGCCGACTGAAGTCGGCGTACCCGGGCTCGTGTATCTAGCTCGCTCCCACGCTCCGCGTCGCGTGGCCGGAGCAGGCACCTCGCCCGGCAGGATCCGCGGCGTCGGCGGCAGGGACGCGGAGCGTCCCGAAGAGGCTCCCACGCAGAGCGTGGGAGCCAGTTGGGTGGTGAAGCGGTGGCTGGGCGCGCGCCGGCAACCGCCGGGAGATCGCCGAGTCTGAGGCTGGGCAACGGCTCACTGAAGGAGCGCATCCGGGGTGTCGGCGGTCAGGATGCGCACGGACCAGCGGCGCAAGGTGTCGCTGTCGGCCGCTTCGATCCGTTCGCGCAGGGCCTCGGCGGAGTCGGCACCGAATTTGTTTTCGATCAGCCAGAGCAGGAGGTCGGCCTCGCCCTGGCGATACCCTTTCTCGATCCCGGCGCGCTCGACGGTGGTGACGTACGGCATCTGTTTGCTCTCCTCGTAGGTGAAGATCTCTTGGCGGAAGGCGGTTTAGCTCGCTCCCACGCTCTGCGTGGGAGTGTCGCCCCGACGCTCCGCGTCGCGAGGCCGGAGCAGGCGCCTCGGCGCATGGCGGGATCCGCGGTGTCGGTGGCAGGGACGCGGAGCGTCCCGAAGAGGCTCCCACGCAGAGCTTGGGAGCCAGTTGGGGGGAGCGTGGGAGCCAGTTGGGATAGGATGGGAGTGGAGCGTGGGAGCGAGTTGTATGAGTTATGTCGCGGAGCGCGGGAGTGAGATGGTGGTCGGAGCGTGGGGGTGAGTCGGGAAAGATGGCGTTGCATCGCGACGCCTCGGCGACATCGTGGACTACGCGGCGTAGACTACAGTAAAAGGTCTAAACAGCCGGTCCCCCTAGGTTAACCATGCACGCCACGAATGTCAGAAACCTGAAAAAGAATCCATCCCTCGCGCTGCGCCAGGCAGAAGAGTCGCCCGTGCTGGTGTTGAAAGGCGATGAGCCTAACGCGCTGATCGTGCACCTCGACAAGACGATGACCGAGGGGGAACAGTCGGTGAGACCGGTCTTGGCCGCGACGCTATTCCAAGACGGGACACTCTCGCTGGGCGGTGCGGTCCGTCTGAGCGGTATGGTTCTGCCGGCGTTTCTCCAGTACCTGGGAGATCTGGGTATCGACGTCGTCCGCTGCGACGAAACCACCGGGCACGATGTCGCTGACCTGGATCGATGGCTCGCGTCGTAATCGCCGACGCGGGGCCACTGATCGCCTTTGCCGGTATCAACGGGCTTTTTGTCCTGCGGGGGTTGTTTTCGCGGGTCCGAATTACCGGTTCGGTACGGAACGAATGCTTGGTGACCGATGGAGTGGACGCGCAACGGATTGCAGCCGCTATCCGGGCTGGCTGGTCGTCGAGGCGCATGGAACGGAATCAGTTCCCCTGACCCCCAGCCTCGGGCTTGGTGAAAGCGATTCGATCCGACTAGCTCTGGAGGATCCCGAGAATGCATTGCTGATCATCCGGGCGACACTCCCACGCAGAGCGTGGGAGCGAGTTCGGATACTGGCTTGGGGGTGAGTTCGGATACCACTTCATCGACCTGTTGCGGTTTCTGGCCGACGTACCGATTGCGCGGGCCGAGGCGCTGGCGATGGATTCGTGCACCGGTGATTCGGTCAGCATCAGTCTGGGTTTTGCCGACGGTTCGATCGGCACGGTGCATGCCCCGCCAACGGTAGCAAGGCGTTCCCGAAGGAGCGGCTTGAGGTCTTCGCCGCCGGGCGGGGGCTGCAATTGGACAACTACCGTCGGTTAACGGGTTACGGCTGGCCCGGCTTCAAGTCCATGAAACTCTGGCATCAGGACAAGGGACAGAAAGCCTGCGCCGCCGCCTTCGTCGAAGCGCTGCGCAACGGCGGTCCGGCGCCGATTCCGCTGGAGGAGATTCTGGAGGTCAGTCGGGTGGCGATCGAGGTCGCGCAGCCGTAGGCGCCAGCACGCTTGCGAAGATTCTCGCTTGCTTCACGTGCCCGAGCGATGTCTGATGAGGTGGCGCGGGGATTCGCGAAGCGGAGCTTTGCGGACCGCGGTACCAAGCGAAGCTTGGGAACGAGAGGAACGAGGGGAGCCGACACGACGAGGATTGCTGAATGACGATGACCAATCTTTACGACCACGACATTCATGCCTGGACACAACAGACGGCGGAGCTGCTCCGGCAACGCCGATTCCAGGAGTTGGACATCGAGCATTTAGTCGAGGAGCTGGAAACGATGGGGCGTCGCGATCGCCAGGAGTTGGTCAGTCGACTGAAAATTCTCCTGGGGCATCTGCTCAAATGGCAGTACCAGCCAGCGCATCGGTCCAGTTCCTGGCGAGGTTCCATCCTGGAGCAAAGGCTACGCATACGCGACCTGCTTCAGGACTCTCCCAGCCTCAAGCCTCTGTTCGCAGAGGCTGCCGCGTCCGCCTATCGAGATGG
The sequence above is drawn from the Thiocapsa rosea genome and encodes:
- a CDS encoding type II toxin-antitoxin system Phd/YefM family antitoxin, giving the protein MIVVTSVEAQSRFGELIDRAQREPIEITRRGRPVAYVVSEHDLRELGDVRRRREEAVRWYASYRRATAASPEAAALTDEDIDRLVHELR
- a CDS encoding putative toxin-antitoxin system toxin component, PIN family encodes the protein MSFARRIVLDTGVLVSAAIRPDSVPALALEKALLNFDVCVSRDTLAELVTVLSRPKFDRYAPPRQREDFAAGFRARAVVVEVTTTVSDCVDPKDNMFLALAETAEADLIVSSDPHLTNLHPWHGIPILLPAAFLVGIR
- a CDS encoding type II toxin-antitoxin system VapC family toxin; the protein is MRVLTDTHILLWALLRPAQLDAACRDVLESPDHRIFFSAVNIWEIAIKRALDRPDFDVEPDAIHRAALETGFRELPISAVHAAAVRHLPVHHRDPFDRLLIVQAQTEPLLLMTDDPLISLYSVQRLGGVAAGKMA
- a CDS encoding type II toxin-antitoxin system Phd/YefM family antitoxin produces the protein MQTQFNIHEAKSHLSRLIEQVEAGGEAVIARAGKPVVRLVLVGEAPQRRVLGRLEGCFKLPDEQAPPIPETPVDFIDAVEGR
- a CDS encoding nucleotidyltransferase domain-containing protein yields the protein MQLIDETKIREVTDRIVTALAPVRVVLFGSYVWGEPDSDSDLDLYVIVPDQSEPSYRLARRAYHALHGVNVPVDVVVRTRTESDRQAGVASSFDRDVLSRGIVLYG
- a CDS encoding HEPN domain-containing protein; this translates as MADAAAVVVDAWIAKAERDLASASRLLDGTLPYPDTAVYLCQQAGEKALKAFRSLPRSAWECRPDAPRREPAGGSNRCGHAAPVTGSPTVRVRRIHPASGAGRLQSPEFAGTAD
- a CDS encoding transposase gives rise to the protein MPYVTTVERAGIEKGYRQGEADLLLWLIENKFGADSAEALRERIEAADSDTLRRWSVRILTADTPDALLQ
- a CDS encoding UPF0175 family protein — encoded protein: MHATNVRNLKKNPSLALRQAEESPVLVLKGDEPNALIVHLDKTMTEGEQSVRPVLAATLFQDGTLSLGGAVRLSGMVLPAFLQYLGDLGIDVVRCDETTGHDVADLDRWLAS
- a CDS encoding DUF29 domain-containing protein, with protein sequence MTMTNLYDHDIHAWTQQTAELLRQRRFQELDIEHLVEELETMGRRDRQELVSRLKILLGHLLKWQYQPAHRSSSWRGSILEQRLRIRDLLQDSPSLKPLFAEAAASAYRDGATLASKETGLSPAHFPEVLPYAMDRLLEDDWLPGDT